From Zea mays cultivar B73 chromosome 3, Zm-B73-REFERENCE-NAM-5.0, whole genome shotgun sequence:
ggatttcttcaggtgcgatgctggatacgaggccagggcggatgtggtgtctacgacgtgctgtaagaagctcgtcgtggacatgcactacgaggcgcgcatccaggccatcgtcacttaccacggctccgtccttggggagaaggtgaacaagaaggacgcccgaaccatgtcattgactgcggaccagtacttgcaggtaaatacaaaactttattattggtactaaatatgcttattcttatcttctgatatgcggtgtacttatatttttttagatgattcctcattggtgcgccgcgcatcctgagtgctgggagcagatggtgcagaggtggtgctcggctgagtgggatgaggcgcacaacgctagccgggaacggcgtttgctgatgcaaggtccctcccaccatcaaggcagccgcagcctgggcaaatacgcggaagcatgggtacgcgctcttttttatttaggtatataactttcgattagacatgatttctaaccatctcgttggttttctcgcagtcggcggcacatggtggcgcgccttgctccacgttctcggcatatgccatggcccacaaggggaaggcgacgtccgacgtcacctacaacccggatgacgggcccgaggcgtacaccaaccccgccatccacagccgactcagtgagtacaccgccatggccaaggaggtccatgggccagattacgatccgaggaccgaggacatcgacggagatgtcctcatgagggtcggaggaggcaagaggcatgggcggtactggattgccgacggggcaatcgactcgtcctccactcccactctctctcaggtgcgagcaaggagcacgagcgcgagcccagccatacgacctcggcaggacacctcacagcatcgtatccagcaactccaggttattccttatctattcatcgttcattgatttttatatatcttctctttgcattatcgtaacattagggcgaaatattacagactcagctagatgatgagaggaggcaacgtgaggagctggagaagaggatggcggagatgttcgcgtacatgcagagccttggcgccgcacagggtcatgctccaccacctccgttgttccctgcagctgaccctacagagttccCTACTcccgtgagtatcaaaattttagtaatgCATGATatttattcatatgttctcacacatacaatctcttctctgtgcagggtcaatcggcggcgtcgaacaaccctcatgcttcgtccagcccttcgccgaaccagtcgagatgcccacctcgttgatgatctgttttgtgatgatccagacttacctttatgagtgttggtgatgttagttaaactttatcttgtgagatacttggtgatgttagtgatgacgcagacttatatctgttttgtgatgatccttacttatatttgtgagactttagtgagactttgtgatatatatggtgttgatgataaatgtgttcattctgtgatgtgattgatatataatgtgatgtgaatcatatatatcttttgtttgtttggatggaacaacaaaagcaaataaaaaagggacattctggtcactttgccgagtgtaacactcggcaaaggggagctttgccgagtgctatgaccatggcactcggcaaagaaggcaacctgggaaccggtaaagccatctttgtcgagtgctgaccatggcactcggcaaagaaggaaacctgggaaccggcaaagacatctttgccgagtgttgttgccaaggcactcggcaaagggactggcaaaggggcccactggagggttctttgccgagtacctgtccaacagacactcggcaaagaagcctcctttgccgagtgcctactagagctctcggcacagggattggcggtggggcccactggatcagtctttgccgagggtctctcgagcaaacactcggcaaaattgacctctttgccgagtgccacagaaggcactcggcaaaggatccgtcaccgttacttggcgccgtgacggtgacttttctttgctgagtgccatttggcactcggcaaagtctttgtcgagtgcccgacaaaaagtactcggcaaagaggctgttgccgatgtacagttcgccgagcgttctttgccgagtgtaacacttggCAAAgcgtttgccgagtgtaaaattgcctttgccgtgtgtctgagacacacggcaaaggagctgattccggtagtgaattaAACTCACATCCTAGCTAAGACTGACTGCAACGCTGAACCCTTCGCCACCCCTCCCCTAGCACTGTTCACGGTttaggggatactgttcacccctTCCCTCCGCAGCGCTCGCCTCTATCCGCCTCCCCTCGCCGCGACCCTCTTCTCTCTCACGCCAGATGCAGGGCGTCACTGTGCACTCCCCCTCCACTGCTTCGCGCGGAAGACTCCGCCCGCGGCACCGACCGGAAGCTTCGCGGTCGTCTTCTCTCCCGTTCGAGGCGCCTGCGTTTCGGCGATTCGCGACGAGGCGACGGCGATTCAGGCGAGCTAGCGTGCCGGTCCCCGTCGGAGCTGTGGACGACGAAGTGGAGGTGGTGACCAACCAGCTCCGGTCAAGACCGAAGACGAAGCGGGCGCAAATCCGGCTCCGTCGAGGTTCGTCGCGACCGCTTGGTTTCTTTCCCCGTCCGACCATCGACGCCTTCATCGGATCCGCAAACCAGCTGTTGGATTCGTCTTCTCCCCGCCGAAATCTTCGGATCTTGAGGTACGCCCTTCGACCCGTATTGTTTATGTTAATCTTGCGCACAACTTTGAATAGCTTATTACTACGGCAATCGAGTAATCCTTTGAACCGTACGAAATTTCATCCGAAAAGAAACGATGAATCCCCAGTTCACAAATTTCCGCGGATCTGGTCTGCCTTTTAGGGTTACACAATTGTAAGGTACTCACCCGCTGAATGTCCTTCATACTTGGTCGAACTAAATTTGGTTGTGCTTAGTATTAGGGCCAGAGGTTCTTCACCTTCCATTATTTTGTAATCCCTACACTACGGACTAGCTTCCATACTGCCTTCAAGTGTAGTCTTCTGGAATTAATTTTGGATCAACACTGTCCACAACAACAGCTCATTTTAGTAAATGTACTAGAGTGATTCATCCTAGTGTGCCCCACAATGTGTTACTTCATCCAACTCAGTGTAATGTTCATTGTTTATTATACTTTTTAAAACTCTCATCGACATAATCAGATGGGGCATTACTTGTGAAGTTAGTATGCCTCATGTTCATTCATATTGTTAGGTGTATGTCAACCCTTATTGTGTTCCTCTACTTCCCCCCAATTTGTTTGTCACCCTTGTATACGAGTGGAGGATAGTGAACTATTGTGCACCTTCATATAGTAGGTTTCTATATTGTTACAACAACTAATTTATTTTTGTTGTAGTAATGTGTACAACCCTCACGTATTTCACAATATCTGCCCATTAACATTATGTTTTCTTCAGCAAGTGATGCTATGACCAGACAGTTCTTTATTATGTACATTATGTTTGTGCTTGCATGGAGTACATAGCTTGTTTTTTGTATCCTTGAATGTTTTCTACAACCCTCACATTACAGTAATGTTTCTGCTGACATGGAGTGCATTGTTTGTTAATTTTCTCCTTAACTGTTTTCTACAAGACTGACATCAAACATTTGTTACTGCTGTACAATGAGTGCATTGCTTGTATATTCAGTCCATGACCACATGATACAACAATATTTATAAGTCTATAGGCAGCTATCACAAACAACTATATATCGAACTAGTCAAATTTTTTTATTTCTAATTCCCATATGTTGCCCTTACCAGTCATAACATTTGCAGTGTTATACTTCTATAAATATGTTATGTTCCATGCTGCAATATGACTGCTACAATTCAAATCATTACTTGTCGCATGCAACATAATTGATAATTATTTTGGGTTGTATTCAATTCGTTACGCCTTTATGGTTCATAAGGAAATCGTAGTGTTTCTTCATATATTATTCTTTGCAGCACAGTTCCGAATGGCATCCTCGAAAGAAGATACCATGAAGTCTTTGGTTAAAGTACTTGTCGACTGTGCCGAGGATGCCACAAAATCCCTTCGTGGATTAGTAGATCATGCATTAGACCACATGCATGACGAAGAGATATTAGCTAGAACCCTctttgccatgaaagaaaaatttgATTTGCTTCACCAAGATGCCTtagaggcaaaagtccaagctttTCCTGAAATTGCTAAGTACGAGGGGGATGACATAAGTGTTGAACCGACATCTCCTTCGACCCCTCCAACAGTTACTGAACCATCTGTCGACgaagaggagttctactgcccGGATGTGAGTGACGAGTGGTACTTCAGCGACTCAGATAGGTCAACTCGTAATAGCTATTGGAATATTTATTAGTTCAATGTATTCGACCTGTACAAGCAGGATTGGCTTTTGAACATCCCAGTACTCGGGTTCTCGTACTTGTCATGTTGTCGAACTAGTCGTGTGATGTATGTCTAAGTCTCCATGCTACCTCGTCAGCTTAAGTTAGTATGATGTTAAGAACGTTGTCGTCTGTGAACTATGTTGAATCTTAAATGTTCTGATGGTACTCCTTAATAAGTTCATTACATTATGGTACTATTATTTGCGTGTCTTCATATGGTTTGTCTTAAGTATAACGTACCTCGTTTTGTCGATTGGCTTCACTTTGTATCATATGACTAAATGTGTGCCATCTCCACATATCCTAGCATGGACCCTACCAACAATGTGACATCGTCGCAGGCGATGTCAAATCCCTCAAATGCCCAGCAATTTCCACCACCACCCCCCTTATGGCCAACGGGCTACATGCAGCAGAATCCAGTCGATTGCAACATCATGGGAAACATTAATTTTCCTAGTCCTGGTCAAGGTCCAACTACAATGTGGGCTCCAATTCAGCCAGGGAATACTAGTTCCCAATCAACCATGATCCCTGCTTCCCAATCTGCACTATATTGGAATCACTACATGAATTTTGTGAGGAACCCTCTTGGGTCGGTTGGAATGAGTCCATACACAGATTCTTATCCACCATCACTATCAAGTACACCGTTGCAGGGTTCGAACACTATACCTCAAATGCCTATACACTTGGAGTCAGATGCTGAACACAGTGTTCAGGACATCAATAGTCCTGAGAAAAATGCACCTCCAGTTCAAAAACAAAAGAAATCTAAGGAACAAAACTTTACAGCACCAGAAGACAGACTCCTTTGTACTACTTGGTTGCAAATAAGTAGTGACCCTATTGTCAATACTGGGCAAAGGAGGGAGGGTCTCTGGGCCAGAATTGAAAAAAGGTACAATGAACAAAGGGGGGAATTTCCTTGTCGACTTAACAGAGCACTTAGCAGCAGATGGGACAAGATAAGGGCTGATGTCAGTAAATTCTCTGGATACTACGCCAGAGTCCTAAGAGAGAAACAAAGTGGTCTAAGTAACGACGATAAGGTACGACTTTTGAAACGATGATTTTATGTACTACATGTGTCTCTGCTGCAACTAATTATATAATCAATTCCAAATTTGCAGACATCGAAGGCAGCCACTTTGTTCGCTCATGAGGAGGGCAAACCATTTCATTATATGCAGTGCTGGCATCAATTGAAGGGGGAACCGAAATGGGAGAGCATATGTCAAGGACACTCGTTTAGAGGATTACATGCAAGATCAATACCTTCTTCGGGGTGTCCATCAGTGGAAACACCGGAGACTGACAGTGGATCCGCTGGGCTCTCAGGAAAAAGGCCCCGTGGCCGTGATTACAGTAAAGCTGAGAGAAAGAAAGCTGGTTCTTCTTCGTCCCCGGAGTACTTAAGCCGATTACAAGAAATTACTGAGAAACAAATACAGAGGTCCATAGAAAaggggaaaaaaagaaaagaccaCTGAAGAAGACAGGGAGATACAGAAGAAGAGATTGGAATTGGAAGCCCAAAAGTTAAGCATTAGACAAAGGGAACTCAAACTTGAAGAACTCAAATCGGCAGAACAACGTTTGCAGATGCTGTTGTCGACAAACGAAGAAGATGTAGATCCTGAAGTttgggttgtgatgaaggaacagaaAAAAAATTGCAGCAGTTCATATTTACTTTTGAGCAATCGTGAACGGTTCTGTTCGATGTGCGCATGTGCTGTTGAGACATGTTGAGACAATTTTATCTTACTTCGTTTACGAAATTGTATTATCAAGAACAGTATTTGTTTGGTCGAACCAGTGTATCTTAAGTTGTTTGTTGTTGTATTAGACAATAATGAGCTTGGATGTCATAAATGTTTGAATAAGATTATTGCCAATCGAATGGTATGTTATATATTGTAGAACAAAACATGAATTCTGATGTTGCGTTGTGTGTGCTACACAAAAACGTAGTATGTCAACTAAAATGTAGTCGCCTGTATGGAAAATTTCGGAAACGTAGCTTATTTATTCGAATACAAACTTAGACGAAAACACATTACAAGTACTGATAGTAAGTGCGAACTAAGCAGCTACGACACATAATTATTACATACTTCCACGGCGATTCCATAAGTGCTCCACAAGATCATTTTGAAGGGAGCACGATCTTTCTTGGCGACGTAGATCAAAGTGGTTAATAACCCATTCGGCACGGCCTTCCGCTATAATTTGAGATGAATCAATCCTTGAAGAGTTGTCTCCGAAATCAATGTTTGCAGCAAATGGCCCTTCGTCTTCGAcgatcatgttgtgcatgatgatGCAAGCCGTCATTATCTCTGTCAAACGATTACGATCCCAACCATAAGCTGGTCCACGGAGCACCGCCCACCGGGCTTGAAGAACTCCAAATGCACGCTCAATATCCTTTCGGCAACTTTCCTGCATCTGAGTGAAGTAGACTTTCTTTTCCTCGTATGGGTGTCGGATTGCTTTCACAAAAGTAGGCCAGTTGGGGTAAATACCATCAGCGAGGTAATAACCGAAGTTGTACGCATGACCATTAACTGTGTAATTGACAGGTGGCATTCGACCAGTAGTGATTGGGTCAAATACGGGGGATCGGTGGAGCACGTTAACGTCATTGTTTGTCCCAGGCATGCCAAAAAATGCATGCCAAATCCATAGATCATACGATGCAACTGCTTCAAGTATCATCGATGCCCTACCATTTCGACCACAAAATTGACCTCGCCATGCCGTTGGACAGTTCCTCCACTCCCAGTGCATGCAATCGATGGATCCCAACATGCCAGGAAAACCCCGCGACTCACTATTATGCATGATGCGAGTAATGTCATCTTGAGTTGGAGTGTGTAAATACCAGGCACTAAAACAGGCAATGATTGCGCGACAAAAATGATGAAGGCATTCCCTAGCCGTTGATTCCCCAATTTGAATATACTCGTCTACCGCATCAAAAGGTAAGCCATAAGCAAGTATCCGCATGGCCGCACAAACCTTTTGTAATGGTCCTAGTCCGGGCATACCAGTTGCGTCAACTCTTTGTGTAAAGTAAATATCGTGTTGTTGAAGACCATGCAGAATGCGGAGAAACAAAGGCCTACTCATGCGGAACCTATATAAATGGTATTGCATAATTGTCAAAACTTGAACAAATCATAACATAAGACAAATGTATGAAGTGCGCACCTTCTACGAAACACATGCGGTGGATACACTGGGTTAGCGGTGAAGTAGTGATGTTGGATGAGGTTTTCTCCAGCGAAATGATCTCTGTGAATGACACGGCGGGGTATACCCGACCGTCGGCGGTGATGGTGTTGAGCCGCAATGTTGAGGGTTAGTAGGTTGACAAGCAAAAGAGTTTCGTCCTCACTATCACTCGAATCACTCGAAGCAAACTCATCTTCCGTATGACTCGGAGACATACCGAACTATGGATAACTTGATTCACTCAGTAGTATGGGCGAAGAATATGGGAGAGGTTGATTGAATATATATAGGGGAGAgcaaaggggggggggggaagatcgCTTCCATTGAAAGCCATCCGTGGCTTCGTATGAAAGGCAACGGTGTCTTGCATCGTAAGATAGTCGTGGCTTGCACCGTACGACTGAAAGGTTTGTCTTCCAAAGTAAGTGTGCTTCAGAGAAGTTCGTGCACATATGAATGGAACAAATCCGAATACCGCTAAGGTTAATTAATTTTAAATGAAATGATGTAAGAAGGATTACAATTTAATAATATAATATTTGATTTTGTACATAGTATGTCTTAATTAAGAGGAATAATTAAAAAAATAATTTTGTTCACCAAGTATCATCTGGTAATCAAAACGTGTTCAAAAAaacaataaaaataaaaaaacaagtTGGTTATGTTAGTTGTAGGGAAATGTATATTTAATGAGTAGAGGATATGTAGGGTAATATTTAGGGGGAACGGTTGCGGGACGAGTAAATATAGGGGAGGGAATCTTGCTGACGTGGCTGCATAGTAAGAtttagggggaaaaatttagggggaACGGCTGCGGATAGCCTAAGCTAGCTATATGTACGCTTCTACTAATTGCTTTGCTTTTGCATGATTCAGCTTATCAGCTACACCAAAAAGCAAACCCTTTCATTTATTAATCCTCCTGTCTTGACTTGGGAAACCTGCACTACAATACAAGTGCATGCATGCGTCGGCATCCCTCCACCTGTTTATCACAAAGTAAAGCTGGCTCTAGCATAACCGTACGTATAGGTCATTGATTTAGTGGTACGTGCTAAACAGATCGACCGTGACAAGATTAATTGTAGGGGAACGACGACTTGACTACGCCTAATTAAAACTTGTGGGTTTACATATAGGAATTAATTGAACCCATTGTAAAGATCACTCAAACACGCCATCGACTAATAATCTAAATATAGTGTGTTCCTAGTTTCCTGCAGATCATTAACAATATATTATAGGCCTCGTCAGCTTGGTGATGCATGCTAATTTAACCAGACGATCAGTCGCACGGTGTAATCATATCATGTAAACAAATCTGGGCGAGGACTTGACCACACCGCGACTGAAAAAATGTAAAGGCTATACATGACAGAGTGTTGAGCACAAAAATGGGAGCCGGACTGTCCGTGGTCCCGACGgttcgcgcgtgcgcagaatcagttacGGTTATTGAtttcttgcgggatttgttaGTGACCTATGTGAGATTAGCTCATAAACCGACTTgtaacggatccagacctcccccttatatagatgaaggggtacgaccgaCTGAACCCCCTCAATCGATCCAATCAATTGTACTTATCATTTTTACCTTATGTATTAGGAGTAGTCCTAGTTAAGCCCTACTTTAGCCTTCCTCTACCTCAAACATTCACCTATCTTCAGCTCTACATCGATAAGAGGCGTCTTGGTGGCATGCCGACTCCAAGACACAACCTAGAATCTCTCCTCTCCAATGGGATCCCTCCCGGGAGGTGAGATCTAGGTCTGCTACAAAGAAGATGACCATATGCGCCATCGTGGATCGTCTAAGCCCCAGGCGTGGACCGTTTGGATGTACGCAGAGGAGTTAGTCCTGTGCCCAGATTGTGTACCGTCCGGCCCAGGGCCACGGACCATTCGCGCCTCCGCAGAGAGAACCGTTAGGTGGTTCATCTCATAGTGATTGGCACTCAGATCGGCGTCAACACACTTTTGGACACAAGTTACGGTCTATTTCAGGAACAAACCagaattttcgagcaccatgctcacgaaacatgactgtgaacttgccacgcagttgtttaaaaattgtataaaacacaaacaaagtcagaaaataatGAAACTTGTCGACatatcatgatatcatatgtagagcctatgataaaatttgagaatgtttcatGAAAATTATCACGCACTATGCATAGAAACCTAAGAAGTGCGTGCATTTCTACACAGAGTGCGTGCTAATTTTCATGAaatattctcaaatttttatcataggctctacatatgatatcataacatgtcgacaagtttcatgattttctgactttatttatgttttatacaatttttaaacaactgtgTGACAAGTTCatggtcatgtttagtgagcatagtGCTCGAAAATTCCGGTATACTCCTTAAATCGGTCGTACCTTGTGTTAAATAACATGGATACCATTTTTGCATTCATGGTTTTACAGTTTTCGAATGACTTGCAGttaagttcaaatctgaattatgtgataaaattcaattaaacgaacaaaatctaatagttatagcaaacacttttataattgtgccaaaatggaaCCTGTaagtctatatagtgtaggaacatagtaGAAAAGTTTGGTTGGAAAAAATAAATATATACTTTGCCGAGCGTCCAAGGCCGGCTCTCGGCAAAGTTAACGGTCGTCAGCTATAGACGTCTGCTGACGGCCCTTTGTCGAGCGTCTCCGTTCGTCGAGTGTTCGGCACTTGGCAAAGCGGTCTTTTCCGAGTGTCTTCCTGTGCCGAGAGTCATGCTCAAGGTAAATGTGGTCGTTATCGAGAGTAGGACTTTACCGAGTGCAGCTCTCGTCAAAGCGCTTAGCATTCGGCAATAAAGagacggattccggtagtgacacACGTTAattgaaaccgccagtgaaaatttgTGCGTACCACCAGcttagagctcttttctactagcgtCGGCATGCCATCCAAGACgcctctagtcgacgtagagccgaagagaggtgaagattcgaTGTAGaagaaggctaaactagggctacttCTAATTTATAAGGTAAAAATAACAAGTAGAattgattggatcgattgtgtGGTTCAATCGGGCCGTAAcctttcatctatataaaggggaggtcagGACCTCGTTATAAGTCGGTTTTTGAGTTAATCTCGCATGTTTAGCTAACAAGTCCCGCAAGAAATCCGGAACATTAACCGATTTTGCGCACGCGCGTACGGTCCGTGCCACTACGACGGACTGTCCGGACAACGTACCGTCCGGCCTTAAGCCACTTTTGGCGTTCAACAAATAGATTTGCGTGAGTAATACTCTTTCAATTAATATCTGTGATGATGATGTCGACTTTGTAGCGCTCAACAATTAATGTATCATGTAATAAACGAATCCCTACGTTTTTTTTTGAGTGTCTCTCTCATGAAAAAACGCGTGTAAAACATAAATATATAGCTAAGTGAATTGGTACCCGGGCGGCGGATGCATGCAATGGTTCCATGTCGGAAGGGGAATACATGTGCAATAATAAGTGTTTGCATATATTGGGTGAGAGACAGCATAATACTATGCATAAACTATGGGAGGGAGACGCATGCGTGCATTGCCTGCCGCAGCTAATTAAACGTCCACTTCCCTTTCATCCCCTTCCCCGGCCGGGTTAGTTAGCAATCCAGTGATGATATCCATCATATTAGCTAGCATGCATAAACACTTTATTAATTGGTGTATTGTTATTGGAGAAAGACAAACCCACCAACTATATatcctagctagctagctacctAAAAGACACGTACGACCAAGGCACTAGCTAGCTAGCACCCCATTGGCCATTGCCCTCTTCTCCAACCGCCACGCAGCCTATCATTGGACGAGTGGGTCGGATGATATTCGATAGTGGAAATACCTTTTTTTTTTGCCTTTGCTTGTTGATCGACACTCTAGCAAGCTCAGCGTCATCAGGGAGAAAAGAAGAATCATTCTCATGGGCGGCGTGTAGATTGCGATCGGACGGAGAGAGGAGCAACAATTGATAGACGGAAGGAATCAGCTGGCAGGAACAAACCCTGCTAGCTAGCGCGCATCTCAATCCTCATGCATGTTAGTATAGCAAGTGTGTCCAAAAGAACTCGTCTTTTCTTTGGGGAAAAAGTTATTGGTATAGCAGCAGATCGATTTGCTAGCTTCTGGATCGATTTCCTTCAGGACCTGTTCGGTTCCAGTGGATTGAGCACCCGGAATGATTCCTAGCTGGATCGTTAGTCTAATTTATATAAGGGTTGATGAACTGAAATAATTCTTGGCCAAATCCGGCATAGACGAACGCACACTCATTTTGCGTCTGAACAGCTAGCCATCCGCACGCCTAATAGCTAGGAGAGCGAGATCGTTGATGCCATTATTAATTGTTCCATCATGCTTGCTGAGACGACGAGTCGCTGTCGGTGACCAAACCGGCCAGTTGCACTCAACTCACACGGCACAAGAAAGAGAAACACCGAGAGTTATATGGCTTGTTATACGCATACGCACTACCGTGCACCACTATTTTATCGCCGAGTGTTTCGGTCActcgacaaatcctaaaaacattCAGCAAACTTTTTACTGAGTATTACTCTCAGCAAAGAGAACTCGATAGACTGTACaaagtctttaccgagtgccaactGGTACTCGGTAAAAAAAAAGTCACCTTCACAGCGTCAAGTAACGGTGATAGAGTCTTAGCCGAGTGTTTGGCCAGACACTTGACAAAGAGGCCTCCTTTGCCGAGCATCCGCTACCTTGACACTCGGCAATGAAGGCTCCAATGGACCCTTTTGTtagtccctttgccgagagctCCGGTAGGCACTttgtgggggatggatatccccgGATCCTCACGAACACAAAAACACATCGTGGGCCTCCCGAAGCCTTGGCTAGCGAGACAGGCCATCGGGCCACTACCAGGCTGGAGGAGCTCGATCCATTAAGACGAAGACCGGACGTCCGAGTTATGCGCAGACCGAAATGCGGATATATCGCGCGAAGAGGTTGTGCGTgatagtcgcctaaagggggggtgaataaggcgaaactgaaatttacaaatataaacacaactacaagctaggttggcgttagaaataataatgagtccgagagagagagcgcaaaacaaatcgcaagcaaatgaagagtgtgacacgcggatttgttttaccgaggttcggttcttgcaaacctactccccgttgaggaggccacaaaggccgggtctctttc
This genomic window contains:
- the LOC103650293 gene encoding protein ALP1-like produces the protein MSPSHTEDEFASSDSSDSEDETLLLVNLLTLNIAAQHHHRRRSGIPRRVIHRDHFAGENLIQHHYFTANPVYPPHVFRRRFRMSRPLFLRILHGLQQHDIYFTQRVDATGMPGLGPLQKVCAAMRILAYGLPFDAVDEYIQIGESTARECLHHFCRAIIACFSAWYLHTPTQDDITRIMHNSESRGFPGMLGSIDCMHWEWRNCPTAWRGQFCGRNGRASMILEAVASYDLWIWHAFFGMPGTNNDVNVLHRSPVFDPITTGRMPPVNYTVNGHAYNFGYYLADGIYPNWPTFVKAIRHPYEEKKVYFTQMQESCRKDIERAFGVLQARWAVLRGPAYGWDRNRLTEIMTACIIMHNMIVEDEGPFAANIDFGDNSSRIDSSQIIAEGRAEWVINHFDLRRQERSCSLQNDLVEHLWNRRGSM